The Methanoculleus marisnigri JR1 genome window below encodes:
- a CDS encoding SRPBCC family protein: protein MAETSLTAEPGKQDVVISREFDAPRDLVFRACTDPELVSQWWGPESVTTTVEKMDARPGGTWRVVQRDAGGSDYAFHGVYHEATPERIVDTFEYEAMPGHVLLETQTLEDLGGGRTRLTDHLIFQSVEDRDGMLQAGSQEEMIEPLERLAGLLQSLKQAAPAR, encoded by the coding sequence ATGGCAGAAACAAGTCTCACCGCTGAACCGGGAAAACAGGATGTCGTCATCTCGCGGGAGTTCGATGCCCCGCGGGACCTCGTGTTCAGGGCATGCACGGATCCGGAGCTGGTATCGCAGTGGTGGGGGCCGGAGAGCGTCACGACCACGGTCGAGAAGATGGACGCGAGGCCCGGCGGGACGTGGCGTGTCGTCCAGCGCGATGCCGGGGGCAGCGATTACGCGTTCCACGGCGTATACCACGAGGCTACGCCGGAGCGGATCGTCGACACCTTCGAGTACGAGGCCATGCCGGGCCACGTTCTGCTCGAGACGCAGACGCTCGAAGACCTCGGCGGCGGCAGGACGAGGCTGACCGACCACCTGATCTTCCAGTCGGTCGAGGACCGCGACGGGATGCTCCAGGCGGGATCGCAGGAAGAGATGATCGAGCCCCTGGAACGCCTTGCCGGACTCCTGCAGTCGCTGAAACAGGCTGCGCCGGCACGATAA
- a CDS encoding nucleoside recognition protein — protein MDGTAEIVSAALGLSFDLLVRTVPIVVAGVLIAEVLIALKVTDRIASVAYPVTTFSHLPRECGASFLLAFVSPQAADAMLVDYHHRGMIGRRQLVVAALINSFPSVVMHWRYLIPVYVPLLGAFGLIYFTILMGIGFLKTGIVMAAGRVLLPEVPASGPPEKPSGGALSVREAVRASLGPTAKTLRRILGIMIPTIVIVAFLIEAGVFDAVAAYLEGAGRLFPIPPEGLAIVAAKFGSYVAAASLASGLLAAGDMAGRDIVITLLVANLLTSVVTYLRWLGSFYAAIFGPRLGAEIMILSVVLQDGLLLAAIFLLAWFW, from the coding sequence ATGGACGGCACGGCGGAGATCGTTTCAGCGGCACTGGGCCTCTCGTTCGACCTTCTGGTCCGGACGGTCCCGATCGTCGTCGCCGGCGTCCTGATCGCCGAAGTCCTGATTGCTCTCAAAGTCACCGACAGGATCGCGAGCGTTGCCTATCCGGTCACGACGTTCTCCCACCTCCCCCGCGAGTGCGGGGCGAGTTTTCTCCTGGCGTTCGTCTCGCCGCAGGCAGCGGACGCGATGCTCGTCGACTACCACCACAGGGGGATGATCGGGAGACGCCAACTCGTCGTCGCGGCGCTCATCAACTCCTTTCCGTCCGTCGTGATGCACTGGCGCTACCTCATCCCGGTCTACGTGCCGCTGCTCGGGGCCTTCGGCCTGATCTACTTCACGATTCTGATGGGTATCGGGTTTCTCAAGACCGGGATCGTCATGGCGGCCGGGAGGGTGCTGCTCCCGGAGGTTCCGGCGTCCGGGCCGCCGGAGAAACCTTCCGGAGGGGCACTGTCCGTTCGCGAGGCCGTGCGGGCCTCTCTCGGACCGACCGCGAAGACCCTCCGCCGCATCCTCGGGATCATGATCCCGACGATCGTCATTGTGGCGTTTCTGATCGAGGCGGGCGTCTTCGACGCCGTCGCCGCATACCTGGAGGGCGCGGGCCGGCTCTTCCCCATACCGCCCGAGGGGCTCGCCATCGTCGCCGCGAAGTTCGGGTCGTACGTCGCCGCGGCAAGCCTTGCGTCCGGGCTGCTTGCGGCGGGGGATATGGCGGGCAGGGATATCGTCATCACGCTGCTCGTGGCGAACCTGCTCACCAGCGTCGTCACCTACCTGCGATGGCTCGGGTCGTTCTACGCCGCGATCTTCGGGCCGAGGCTGGGTGCCGAGATCATGATCCTCTCCGTCGTCCTCCAGGACGGCCTCCTGCTGGCGGCGATCTTCCTGCTGGCCTGGTTCTGGTGA
- a CDS encoding symporter small accessory protein: MFGITDPAIWVGYLLALVFTLACLVYGLLNWNNGVEEQRDGS; encoded by the coding sequence ATGTTCGGCATTACTGATCCCGCGATCTGGGTTGGGTATCTGCTTGCGCTCGTCTTTACGCTCGCATGCTTAGTGTACGGCCTCTTGAACTGGAACAACGGCGTGGAGGAGCAACGGGATGGCAGTTGA
- a CDS encoding sodium:solute symporter family protein, with protein sequence MAVDTGLFVAMTLVYLVLIIGLGYLGYRRTKENDDYMVAGRKIHPVVLALSYGATFISTSAIVGFGGVAAQLGMGMIWLTVLNIGLGIFIAFVFFGKRTRRIGSKLRAVTFPDLMGKCYGSPFMQYAAGTVIVLGMPLYTAAILIGGAQFITSTLQIPYTTALLGFAAIVALYVVLGGLIAVMYTDALQGGIMLVGMTILLVLTYIRLGGVVEAHTALAGMSDLVPEALAAGGLTGWASMPAFGSSIWLTLVTTLVLGVGIGVLAQPQLVVRFMTVKDSRALNRAVLVGGPFILMMTGVAFTVGALTNVYFYQTEGVTALAAATNGNVDTIIPNFINASMPDLFVVVFMLALLAAAMSTLSSLFHTMGTSLGFDVIRRTGTEKATMRPIRLATVAMIVVSIILAFIMPGSIIARATAMFMGLCASAFLPTYAHAMYSSRPSLKAAKMSLVTGAVAWFAWTAFVHVKESAALGLSNLLFGVPAVLSAPWQDVDPLVIALPLSTAALLVGWALDRHEVTADTEESAGAA encoded by the coding sequence ATGGCAGTTGATACGGGGCTCTTCGTCGCAATGACGCTGGTATACCTCGTCCTCATCATCGGCCTCGGTTACCTCGGCTACCGCCGGACAAAAGAGAACGACGACTACATGGTCGCCGGGAGGAAGATCCATCCCGTGGTTCTCGCCCTCTCCTACGGCGCGACCTTCATCAGCACCTCCGCCATCGTCGGGTTCGGCGGGGTTGCGGCGCAGCTCGGCATGGGGATGATCTGGCTGACCGTCCTCAATATCGGACTCGGGATCTTCATCGCGTTCGTCTTCTTCGGAAAACGGACCCGCCGGATCGGGAGCAAGCTCCGTGCCGTGACCTTCCCCGACCTGATGGGGAAGTGCTACGGGTCGCCGTTCATGCAGTATGCCGCGGGAACCGTCATCGTCCTCGGCATGCCGCTCTACACGGCGGCGATCCTGATCGGCGGCGCCCAGTTCATCACGAGCACGCTGCAGATCCCCTACACCACCGCGCTCCTCGGTTTCGCGGCGATCGTCGCCCTCTACGTGGTGCTCGGCGGGCTCATCGCCGTTATGTACACCGACGCGCTGCAGGGCGGGATCATGCTCGTCGGGATGACCATCCTCCTCGTGCTCACCTACATCCGGCTCGGGGGCGTCGTCGAGGCGCATACCGCCCTTGCCGGGATGTCGGACCTCGTCCCGGAGGCGCTCGCCGCCGGGGGGCTGACCGGGTGGGCGTCCATGCCGGCGTTCGGGTCGTCCATCTGGCTCACGCTGGTGACGACGCTCGTTCTCGGGGTCGGCATCGGGGTGCTGGCGCAGCCCCAGCTGGTCGTCCGGTTCATGACCGTCAAAGACAGCCGGGCGCTGAACCGTGCGGTCCTCGTCGGCGGGCCGTTCATCCTGATGATGACCGGGGTCGCCTTCACGGTCGGGGCGCTCACGAACGTCTACTTCTACCAGACGGAAGGCGTGACCGCGCTCGCGGCGGCCACCAACGGCAACGTAGACACGATCATCCCGAACTTCATCAACGCGTCGATGCCGGACCTCTTCGTCGTCGTCTTCATGCTGGCCCTCCTTGCCGCGGCGATGTCCACGCTCAGTTCCCTCTTCCATACGATGGGAACGTCGCTCGGGTTCGACGTCATACGGCGCACCGGGACGGAGAAGGCGACGATGCGGCCGATCCGGCTGGCGACCGTCGCCATGATCGTCGTGAGCATCATTCTCGCCTTCATCATGCCCGGCAGCATCATCGCCCGGGCGACGGCGATGTTCATGGGCCTCTGCGCTTCGGCGTTCCTGCCGACCTACGCCCACGCCATGTACAGCAGCAGGCCGTCGCTAAAGGCGGCGAAAATGAGTCTCGTCACCGGAGCGGTCGCCTGGTTCGCGTGGACGGCCTTCGTGCACGTCAAGGAGTCGGCGGCGCTCGGGCTCTCCAACCTCCTCTTCGGGGTTCCGGCGGTCCTCTCCGCCCCGTGGCAGGACGTGGACCCGCTCGTCATCGCGCTCCCCCTCTCGACGGCCGCGCTGCTGGTCGGGTGGGCGCTCGACCGCCACGAGGTGACTGCGGATACGGAGGAGTCGGCCGGGGCGGCCTGA
- a CDS encoding PAS domain-containing sensor histidine kinase produces the protein MAPLPETIRTFIVGILIGISIVLTYYFHAVLSVGAVFSHFFYIPIILAALWWGRRGISVAFFLGGLVLISHFLLRTDVGTVNDYGRAVMFVVVAIVIAWLSERLKRQQKDTERERDRAQGYLDVAAVLLVVINADQTIGLVNRRGCELLGYREDELVGKNWFDVAIPERNREDARQVFARMISGAATTSPTDEIVIVTKDGDERTLIWKEAVLRDAGGRITGVLGSGKDITERIRAQEALQNREAQLRTIVENLNEGLGVFDLDGHPLQWNRAARESFGLFGFESAPGNVSEFDSLFEFTTTDGTVLPVEEWPLSRVLRGEQIRDVEVRTRRIGTDRQRVFNYGGTLVRGAGGSPFMAVVTFTDITDRKEAEEALLAANEVANLYLDIMVHDINNANAIALGYSEILAEDLEGTNREMIQKVRSAVSQSIEIIQNVSTIRRLRSLTPPLRPVDLDAVIRAEIRQHRETDIRYDGRPVTVLADDLLPEVFTNLVGNSIKFGDPDVTVAIRVEDQDGEVLVSVEDTGPGIPDDVKPALFSRFRKGKSSKSGKGLGLYIVRMLVTRYGGSIRVEDRVPGATEEGAAFRFTLKKAAREEPETPAIPEARPPM, from the coding sequence ATGGCGCCACTGCCCGAGACCATCCGCACATTCATCGTCGGCATCCTGATCGGGATATCGATCGTCCTGACCTACTACTTTCATGCAGTCCTCTCGGTAGGAGCGGTCTTCTCCCACTTCTTCTACATACCCATCATCCTCGCCGCCCTCTGGTGGGGGAGACGGGGCATCAGCGTGGCCTTCTTCCTCGGGGGGCTGGTCCTGATCAGCCACTTCCTCCTCAGGACCGACGTCGGAACCGTCAACGACTACGGGCGTGCGGTGATGTTCGTCGTGGTCGCGATCGTCATCGCCTGGCTCTCCGAGCGGCTGAAGAGGCAGCAGAAGGACACCGAGCGGGAGCGCGACCGGGCGCAGGGCTACCTGGACGTGGCCGCCGTCCTGCTGGTCGTGATCAACGCGGACCAGACCATCGGCCTCGTCAACCGCCGCGGCTGCGAGCTCCTAGGATACCGGGAGGACGAACTCGTCGGGAAGAACTGGTTCGACGTGGCCATCCCGGAGCGCAACCGGGAGGATGCCCGGCAGGTATTCGCCCGTATGATCTCCGGCGCTGCTACCACATCGCCAACGGACGAGATCGTCATCGTGACGAAGGACGGCGACGAGCGTACCCTCATCTGGAAAGAGGCCGTCCTGCGGGACGCCGGCGGCCGTATCACCGGGGTTCTCGGGTCGGGGAAGGATATCACCGAGCGGATCCGGGCACAGGAGGCGCTCCAGAACCGCGAGGCCCAGCTCCGCACGATCGTCGAGAACCTGAACGAAGGGCTGGGCGTCTTCGACCTCGACGGCCACCCGCTTCAGTGGAACCGTGCCGCAAGAGAGTCCTTCGGACTGTTCGGCTTTGAGAGCGCCCCCGGGAACGTGAGCGAGTTCGACAGTCTCTTCGAGTTTACAACGACGGACGGCACCGTCCTCCCGGTGGAAGAGTGGCCGCTCTCCCGCGTTCTGCGCGGGGAGCAGATCCGGGATGTGGAGGTGCGCACCCGGCGCATCGGAACCGACCGGCAGCGTGTATTCAACTACGGCGGCACCCTCGTTCGCGGCGCGGGCGGCAGCCCCTTTATGGCGGTGGTCACGTTCACGGACATCACCGACCGCAAAGAGGCTGAAGAGGCCCTCCTCGCGGCGAACGAGGTGGCGAACCTGTATCTCGACATCATGGTTCACGACATCAACAATGCCAACGCTATAGCGCTCGGATACAGCGAAATCCTCGCCGAAGACCTGGAAGGCACGAACCGGGAGATGATACAGAAGGTCCGGTCGGCCGTCAGCCAGAGCATCGAGATCATCCAGAACGTCTCGACGATCCGGCGTCTCCGCTCGCTGACCCCACCCTTGAGGCCCGTCGATCTCGACGCGGTGATCCGGGCCGAGATCCGGCAGCACCGCGAGACCGATATCCGGTACGACGGGAGACCGGTCACGGTCCTCGCCGACGACCTCCTCCCCGAGGTCTTCACGAACCTCGTCGGCAACAGCATCAAGTTCGGGGACCCCGATGTCACGGTCGCGATCCGGGTCGAGGACCAGGACGGCGAGGTGCTGGTCTCGGTCGAGGACACGGGGCCCGGCATACCCGACGACGTAAAGCCCGCCCTCTTCTCGCGGTTCCGGAAGGGGAAGAGTTCGAAGAGCGGCAAGGGTCTCGGGCTGTACATCGTGCGGATGCTTGTTACCCGCTACGGGGGGAGCATCCGGGTGGAAGACCGTGTGCCGGGCGCCACGGAGGAGGGGGCGGCGTTCCGGTTCACGCTCAAAAAGGCGGCGCGGGAGGAGCCGGAGACTCCGGCCATCCCGGAGGCCCGGCCACCGATGTAG
- a CDS encoding transglutaminase-like domain-containing protein produces MRSTAITISAAVFALLLIFAAGCTAATEEKAGSAASSPADEAYARGLAEYGAANYRVAEERFAEACALYADAGDPDKARTARNAMFRANRTYMEYSLDTAAAEAALREKVPGITDAAITDWLENRAQKIVSENETLYFYDVAGDYLYAHPGEMQKQNERSLDFDYVARYAWSGNRSEHGPYVNPVRYEGVERLEIPFEALPSTGILKIWFPLPVETDAQRNVTVTNLSCPDFISAGPVTTGPIGYVYYEIPVEAVNGNLVLSADIAFTSYEQIFEDINPEKVGEYDTSDPGYLLYTKSERNIELTDAVREKALLIVGNETNPHLQAQMIYRHIIETYPYSHVPHGSLDAREPKVAESTHMFETDHGDCGTQSMLFAALCRSLGIPARAVGGYQMLLSETPGTHFWAEYYLPGYGWVPNDVTVAEAADWVVIPEEKRSAFKDYYAANLDPARLVIQKNVDAPMDPAIPGDAVVFRVVRQYPAIVCDTAEDDLDLIGMECFGITLEPVA; encoded by the coding sequence ATGAGATCCACTGCGATCACTATTTCTGCGGCTGTATTCGCTCTTCTTCTCATCTTTGCGGCAGGATGCACTGCCGCAACGGAGGAAAAAGCCGGTTCAGCCGCTTCTTCGCCGGCCGACGAGGCCTACGCCCGGGGGCTCGCCGAATATGGAGCCGCCAACTACCGTGTCGCCGAAGAACGCTTCGCGGAGGCCTGTGCCCTCTACGCCGATGCCGGCGATCCGGATAAGGCCAGAACAGCCAGGAACGCCATGTTCCGGGCGAACAGGACGTATATGGAGTATTCGCTCGACACCGCGGCCGCAGAGGCGGCGCTGCGGGAGAAGGTTCCCGGTATCACCGATGCCGCGATAACCGACTGGCTGGAGAACCGGGCGCAGAAGATCGTCTCGGAGAACGAGACGCTCTACTTCTACGACGTCGCCGGCGACTACCTCTACGCGCACCCCGGCGAGATGCAGAAACAGAACGAGAGGAGTCTCGACTTCGACTACGTCGCCCGGTATGCCTGGTCCGGGAACCGTTCGGAGCACGGGCCGTACGTGAACCCGGTGCGCTACGAGGGCGTCGAGCGGCTCGAGATCCCGTTCGAGGCGCTTCCGTCGACGGGCATCCTGAAGATCTGGTTCCCGCTCCCGGTCGAGACGGACGCGCAGAGGAACGTCACCGTCACGAACCTCTCGTGCCCCGACTTCATCTCCGCCGGCCCGGTCACCACCGGCCCTATCGGCTACGTCTACTACGAGATCCCCGTCGAGGCGGTCAACGGGAACCTCGTCCTCTCGGCGGATATCGCGTTCACCTCCTACGAGCAGATATTTGAGGATATCAACCCGGAGAAGGTCGGGGAATACGATACGAGCGATCCCGGGTATCTGCTCTACACGAAGTCCGAGAGGAACATCGAACTCACGGACGCGGTCCGGGAGAAGGCACTTCTGATCGTCGGGAACGAGACGAACCCGCACCTCCAGGCACAGATGATCTACCGCCACATCATCGAGACCTACCCCTACAGCCACGTCCCGCACGGTTCGCTCGATGCCCGGGAGCCCAAGGTCGCCGAGTCGACCCATATGTTCGAGACCGATCATGGCGACTGCGGCACCCAGAGCATGCTCTTTGCCGCGCTCTGCCGGTCGCTCGGGATCCCCGCCCGCGCCGTCGGCGGCTACCAGATGCTTCTCTCTGAAACGCCCGGCACCCACTTCTGGGCGGAGTACTACCTGCCCGGCTACGGCTGGGTCCCGAACGACGTGACGGTTGCCGAGGCGGCCGACTGGGTCGTCATCCCCGAGGAGAAGCGGTCGGCGTTCAAGGACTACTACGCCGCGAACCTCGATCCCGCACGCCTCGTCATCCAGAAGAACGTCGACGCCCCGATGGACCCGGCCATCCCCGGCGATGCCGTCGTCTTCAGGGTCGTCCGGCAGTACCCGGCGATCGTCTGCGATACGGCAGAGGACGACCTGGATCTCATCGGCATGGAGTGTTTCGGCATCACCCTTGAGCCCGTAGCGTGA